A section of the Falco peregrinus isolate bFalPer1 chromosome 3, bFalPer1.pri, whole genome shotgun sequence genome encodes:
- the UBXN2B gene encoding UBX domain-containing protein 2B isoform X2, producing MWCKAKGRVFSQVHKGKVLRECHHRCDAALLALAELYEDEAKRQSLCPDKPTATKISNTKVSQSLKIDSLRRLRKPERSMSDDKENQRFYSGDSEYRGLQISGASTNPSKIVAELFKEAKEHGAVPLDEASRSSGDFSKAKSFSGGGYRLGDSSQKHSEYIYGENQDVQILLKLWRNGFSLDDGELRSYSDPTNAQFLESVKRGEIPVELQRLVHGGQVNLDMEDHQEQEYVKPRLRFKAFSGEGQKLGSLTPEIVSTPSSPEEEEKSILNAPVLIDDSMPATKIQIRLADGSRLIQRFNQTHRIKHIRDFIIQSRPAFATTDFVLVTTFPNKELTDESLTLQEADILNTVILQQLK from the exons TTGGCCTTGGCAGAGTTGTATGAAGATGAAGCTAAAAGGCAGTCATTGTGTCCTGACAAACCAACAGCTACAAAGATCAGTAACACAAAAGTATCACAGAG TCTTAAAATCGATTCTCTTAGAAGGTTGAGGAAACCAGAGAGAAGCATGAGCGAtgacaaagaaaaccaaag ATTTTATTCAGGTGACTCGGAATATAGAGGATTACAAATTTCTGGGGCTTCTACAAATCCAAGTAAAATTGTTGCTGAACTCTTCAAGGAAGCAAAAGAACATGGAGCTGTCCCATTAGATGAAGCATCAAGATCATCTGGAGATTTCAGTAAAGCCAAG tcattttCTGGTGGTGGATATAGATTGGGTGACTCATCACAAAAGCACTCTGAATATATATATGGAGAAAATCAAGAT GTTCAAATTTTGCTGAAACTGTGGAGGAATGGCTTCAGTTTAGATGACGGCGAGTTGAGATCTTATTCAGACCCAACAAATGCTCAGTTTCTTGAGTCTGTTAAAAGAGG GGAAATTCCTGTGGAACTGCAGCGACTTGTTCATGGTGGCCAGGTTAATTTGGATATGGAAGACCACCAAGAACAGGAATATGTGAAGCCTAGACTGCGATTCAAAGCTTTCAGTGGTGAAGGACAAAAACTTGGAAG CCTTACACCTGAAATAGTCAGCACACCTTCATccccagaggaggaggagaaatcCATTCTTAATGCACCTGTCCTGATTGATGATTCCATGCCAGCCACTAAAATTCAAATTAGATTAGCAGATGGAAGCCGATTAATACAAAGATTTAATCAAACACACAG GATTAAGCATATTCGAGACTTCATTATCCAGTCCCGTCCAGCATTTGCAACAACTGATTTTGTTCTTGTGACTACCTTTCCAAATAAAGAGCTAACAGATGAAAGCCTGACACTACAAGAAGCAGACATACTTAACACTGTGATTCTTCAGCAATTAAAGTAA